Below is a genomic region from Sorghum bicolor cultivar BTx623 chromosome 9, Sorghum_bicolor_NCBIv3, whole genome shotgun sequence.
ATATACATACATGCTATACGTATACGTACTTACAGACATATACGGCGGTCCGTGTATATACGTACGTAATACGGCTCGATCTCTCTCGTCCCAGCAGCAGGCACCAGCTACCTAGCTAGCTTCCGTTGATGAGCTAGACTAGACTAGAAGCTGATGGGGTAGACCCGCTGCATGTTTGGGTAGAAGAGGCCCCAGTTCTGCTCCACGCCGCTCTCCTTCTGGTTCTCGTTGAACATGGAGAAGAGGTACGTCTCGATGGCGCCCGGGTGCCTCGGCGTCCCTCGCCGGACGTGGTTCACCAGGTACTGGTTGTACACCCTGGCGTTCGCCGGCGTCGCCTGCACGCCGCCGCCGGACGGCCACCCGCTCTCCGACACCACCAGCGGCACGCCGGAGCCTCCGTTCCTGCCCATGGCGACGTAGAAGGCGTCGACGGTGGTGTCGAAGAGGTTCTGGTACCCGTACGCGCCGTCCTGGACCACGGTGCCCGACGCCGTGAAGAGCGCGTAGCTCATGTCCATGGCGCTCGGGTTGTACGCCCAGGCCAGGTACGGGTAGATGTTGGCCATCAGCGGGGAGCCCGTCCGGGACAGGAACTGCAGCACGGGGCCCATGAAACCCTGCGCCTCCGCCGTGAACTGCGCCGCCGACGGCGGGCTGTACACGCCGAGGATGGCCTGGGAGACCGACGTCGTCACCTTGATGTGGCCCagccccgccgccgccagcgccgCGTGCACGTTCTCCATGGCGGGCGCCAGGTTCTGCGCCGCGCCGCCGGCCACCTCGTTGCCCACGCACACGTAGCGGAAGGAGACGGAAGGGTACGCCTGGATGTTGTTGCGGAcccacgacgccgccgccgccgggctgCCAGCGATGGAGGACAGCACGTCGTTGGGGGCGCCGACGGTGACGCTGATGCCCGAGCCGCCCACGGCCTGGAGCGCGCCCTGGTCCGGCGCGTACAGCCGCATCGCCGTGATGCCGTTCGACTTGTACATGCTCACCACCGTGCTCGCCGGCGGCAGGTTGTTGGCGCTCATGCCGTAGCACACCCCGATGGCCTCAACACCTGCACGTGTACGTATACACCAATATAATTAGTTAATGATGTAACTCTTCTcggtatatatataaaaagtaaTCAATATTAATAAGCCCGTTCTTATTATTAACTACTGGACCTTATTATTAATTGATTAATTAATTAACCACGGTAAATTTGTTATTATTTTCACCGTCCCAGATAATAATGAATGAAATGAAAGAAAGTGTGCAGATACTAATtaattaaaactaaacaagaagCAGGTCGGCGAGCAGAGGCGGTGTATGTA
It encodes:
- the LOC110430279 gene encoding lichenase-2-like, which translates into the protein MASRQGVASMFAMALLLGVFASIPQSVEAIGVCYGMSANNLPPASTVVSMYKSNGITAMRLYAPDQGALQAVGGSGISVTVGAPNDVLSSIAGSPAAAASWVRNNIQAYPSVSFRYVCVGNEVAGGAAQNLAPAMENVHAALAAAGLGHIKVTTSVSQAILGVYSPPSAAQFTAEAQGFMGPVLQFLSRTGSPLMANIYPYLAWAYNPSAMDMSYALFTASGTVVQDGAYGYQNLFDTTVDAFYVAMGRNGGSGVPLVVSESGWPSGGGVQATPANARVYNQYLVNHVRRGTPRHPGAIETYLFSMFNENQKESGVEQNWGLFYPNMQRVYPISF